A genomic window from Pocillopora verrucosa isolate sample1 chromosome 7, ASM3666991v2, whole genome shotgun sequence includes:
- the LOC136282282 gene encoding carboxypeptidase N subunit 2-like, which produces MHLIRFNTISSCNSLFPNRYLSSNSIAFLPERVFWTLEKLVWLSLSFNAIAVLPEDVFSHLVELRGLYLSSKSIAFLPERVFLTLEKLDTLDLSSNNITSLPERVFLTLEKLETL; this is translated from the exons ATGCATTTAATTCGTTTCAATACTATTTCCTCTTGTAATTCTCTTTTTCCCAACAGGTATCTGTCTTCCAACAGCATTGCCTTTCTACCTGAAAGAGTATTTTGGACTTTAGAAAAGTTGGTGTGGCT GTCTTTGTCTTTCAACGCCATTGCCGTTCTACCTGAAGATGTCTTTTCGCATTTAGTAGAGCTGCGAGGGCT GTATTTGTCTTCCAAGAGCATTGCCTTTCTACCTGAAAGAGTATTTTTGACTTTGGAGAAGTTGGATACGCT GGATTTGTCTTCCAACAACATTACCTCACTACCTGAAAGAGTATTTTTGACTTTAGAGAAGTTAGAGACGCTGTAA
- the LOC131769947 gene encoding LOW QUALITY PROTEIN: echinoderm microtubule-associated protein-like 6 (The sequence of the model RefSeq protein was modified relative to this genomic sequence to represent the inferred CDS: inserted 1 base in 1 codon), producing MTDRTAPSSSLKLEWVYGYRGHQCRNNLYYTSSKEIVYFVAGVGVVYNTRENSQRFFLGHNDDIISLALHPERQLVATGQVGKDPYVCVWDSKTCQTVSILKDAHQRGVTCLAFNNTGTLLVSVGLEDYHLIAVWDWRKGRSLASVRGHTDRIFDIQFNPYQENLLVSCGVKHIKFWTLCGNALNPKKGVFGKAGEIQTNLCLAFGPNDVTYSGTLSGEIYKWKGHNLSGTIPNAHNGAIFTMHRNNDGYATGSKDGTVILWDNSFKPITKLEMINTPVGYEGLSVRSAFWMGEKILVGTNAGEVFEVIATEKDKPKTIVQGHAEGELWALAVHPKKPMFATGSDDRSVRLWSMSDMTLLARTDLDQKVRSLGFNADGSHLAAGLGDGSFMVLKARDLSEVTHIKDRKEVIHELKYSPDGQHLAVGSNDNFVDVYSVAQRYKKVGECKGSSSFITHLDWSMDSKYLQTNSGASERLFFKMPSGKRIANKDEVKAIHWATFTGVLGVEVNGIWEKYTDTNDVNACDASFQNEVLVTGDDFGLVKLFRFPCLRKGAKFRKYVGHSAHVTNVRFSHDMMRVMSVGGGDHAIFQWRYLPDGSRDDGDDVDGGAYLESHSDESDSEASDADELDSDIENERQIDYGRTLYREDLPALKERLKLSKEEQQKEDSVPRQRPPSEGLRLEFVFGYRGYDCRNNLFYTQSGEIVYHVAALGIVYNRDDHKQRFYNAHTDDILCLCIHPVRDVVATGQVGRDPAIHVWDAVKMETLAILKGQHERGVCAVDFSGDGKKLASVGLDDNHVIVVWDWKKGEKLATTRGHKDKIFVIKWNPQNPELLVTAGMKHIKFWTQTGGGFTSKRGTFGSAGKAETMMCVTYGKSPDLVYSGGASGKVYIWQGNALQNSVQAHEGPVFAMQVLEKGFVTGGKDGTVGLWDDNFSRCLKSYKVTRTSLSPGPPASILLEDVPPIRAITLGQGKILVGTKNGEIMEIEKSGPITVLIQGHLEGELWGXASHPAEELCATVSDDMSVRVWDLAAHRLKNVRKLTKPGRSVTYSPDGRVLAVGFKDGSFQVVDSTTLDDIVGFHHRKEEISDIKFSPGQGKYLAVASHDNFVDIYNVLSSKRVGICKGSSSYVTHVDWDSKGKLLQTNSGAKERLFFEAPRGTRQAIVSSESKKIDWSTWTSVLGDDCSGIWPPHSDITDVNAVDLTKDKKILATGDDFGFVKLFEYPVQGKHAKFKKYVGHSAHVTNVRWTSDDGRLISVGGADTSVMVWSHARAHESEDTGGDSDDSDTDSEEEGGYDSDVEKEKNLTYEDKIYANPIRTTKGVKPHLRDRQEDEEHRPAVSRGSKAPPKVRQLDRQRDSGKKRRTQPIQELSLEFIHGYRGFDTRNNLHYLPEGDIVYHAAGAGIVLSTANGVQSFYLEHTDDIICLTVNQHPKYKNIVATGQIGTEPCVHVWDAVSKDTLSVIQGFHTKGVCAVNFSCNGKLLVTVGIDAAHSIAVWKWAEGTKLASSHGHTDRIFVAEFRPDSDSQFVTCGVKHVKFWTLAGGQLVGKRGVITTPQQGEGDDSQLRMQTMLSVAFGAENLTFTGAMNGDVFVWLGHKLARVVSRAHNGPVFAMHTTLRDGLIVSGGKEKGNTKEGVGIKLWDQEMKRCRTLSLGPGPCVVRSVCRGKGKILVGTKGSEIIEITEKAATSQTLVRGHGEGEIWGLACHPEREVFVTASDDQTVRLWDVASKTMVKMASLGFAARSAAFSPDGELLAVGLKNGAFALLKTAELKVVAQKRDRHQAIQDIRFSPDGKYLAVGSDDSCVDFYELREGRPLSRAGYCKGIPSFVTQMDFSADGRFIQVSTGAYERLVFTVPSGNPLKDRKEINRITWASWTSVLGNEVIGVWPRNADKADVNCANLSSSGLSLATGDDFGFVKLFEFPASEKFAPFKRYVGHSAHVTNVRFTCDDRYLISAGGDDCSVFVWKCT from the exons ATGACAGATAGAACTGCTCCGAGCTCGTCGCTAAAACTAGAATGGGTATACGGTTACAGAGGACATCAATGCCGCAACAATCTCTACTACACCTCGTCGAAAGAGATCGTGTACTTCGTGGCAGGAGTCGGTGTGGTTTATAACACTAGGGAAAACTCTCAGCGATTCTTTCTCGGACACAACGATGATATTATTAG tTTGGCATTACATCCTGAGAGACAATTGGTAGCAACTGGACAGGTCGGCAAGGACCCATATGTCTGTGTTTGGGATTCAAAAACATGTCAGACAGTTTCCATATTGAAGGATGCTCATCAACGAGGAGTTACCTGTTTGGCGTTCAACAATACTGGCACA CTTCTTGTGTCAGTGGGTTTAGAAGACTACCACCTGATAGCTGTTTGGGACTGGAGAAAGGGGAGATCCTTGGCATCTGTCAGAGGACACACTGATCGA ATCTTTGACATTCAGTTTAACCCTTACCAAGAAAACTTGCTGGTGAGCTGTGGTGTGAAACATATCAAGTTTTGGACCTTGTGTGGAAATGCTCTCAATCCTAAAaaag GAGTCTTTGGTAAAGCTGGGGAGATTCAAACAAATCTGTGTTTAGCATTTGGTCCTAATGATGTAACATACTCTGGCACTCTGAGTGGAGAGATCTACAAATGGAAAGGTCACAACTTGTCTGGAACTATTCCAAATGCACATAAT GGAGCAATATTTACGATGCACAGAAACAATGATGGATATGCAACAGGATCCAAAGATGGAACTGTTATTCTGTGGGACAACagttttaaaccaatcacaaaacTAGAGATGATCAACACTCCTGTTGGCTATGAAG GTTTGTCTGTGCGAAGTGCATTCTGGATGGGTGAAAAAATTCTTGTTGGTACAAATGCTGGTGAAGTATTTGAAGTTATTGCTACAGAAAAGGATAAACCAAAAACCATTGTGCAG GGTCATGCTGAAGGAGAACTGTGGGCTTTGGCTGTGCACCCAAAGAAGCCAATGTTTGCTACAGGCAGTGATGACAGAAGTGTTAG GTTATGGAGCATGTCGGATATGACTCTTCTGGCTAGAACAGATTTGGATCAGAAAGTGCGTTCATTGGGTTTCAATGCTGATGGTAGCCATCTGGCTGCAGGGCTTGGTGATGGGTCATTCATGGTTCTAAAAGCAAG ggATCTTTCAGAAGTAACTCATATAAAAGACCGCAAAGAAGTCATCCATGAATTGAAGTACTCTCCTGATGGACAACATCTGGCAGTGGGATCTAATGACAACTTTGTGGATGTCTACTCTGTCGCACAACGTTACAAAAAAGTTGGAGAGTGCAAAGGCAGCTCTAGTTTTATCACACATTTAGACTGGTCTATGGACAGCAAATACTTGCAAACCAACTCTGGTGCCAGTGAGAGGTTATTCTTCAAGATGCCAA gtggcaAGCGTATTGCAAATAAAGACGAAGTGAAGGCAATTCACTGGGCTACATTTACTGGTGTACTAGGAGTGGAAGTGAATGGAATCTGGGAGAAATACACAGATACAAACGATGTTAATGCTTGTGATGCCAGCTTCCAGAATGAGGTCTTGGTTACTGGAGACGACTTTGGTCTCGTAAAGCTCTTTAGATTTCCTTGTCTAAGAAAAG GTGCTAAATTTAGGAAGTATGTTGGACATTCTGCACACGTGACAAACGTGCGATTTTCACATGACATGATGAGAGTGATGAGTGTCGGCGGTGGGGATCACGCAATCTTTCAGTGGCGTTACTTGCCTGACGGGTCACGTGACGATGGTGATGACGTGGACGGAGGAGCGTATTTAGAATCTCACAGTGACGAGAGTGACTCGGAAGCATCTGATGCTGATGAACTTGACAGTGATATTGAAAAT GAACGTCAAATTGACTATGGCAGAACACTGTATCGTGAGGACTTACCAGCCTTGAAAGAAAGATTGAAGCTCTCGAAAGAAGAACAGCAAAAGGAAGACAGTGTACCCCGACAGAGGCCTCCCAGTGAGGGCTTGAGATTGGAGTTTGTGTTCGG TTACCGAGGGTATGACTGCCGTAATAATCTGTTCTACACTCAGAGCGGTGAGATTGTGTACCACGTGGCTGCTCTTGGGATTGTGTACAACCGTGACGATCATAAGCAGAGGTTTTATAATGCGCACACAGACGACATCCTCTGCTTGTGTATACACCCTGTGAGAGACGTGGTGGCGACCGGGCAG GTGGGACGCGACCCCGCTATCCACGTATGGGATGCTGTGAAGATGGAGACCCTGGCCATTCTAAAGGGGCAACACGAGAGAGGCGTCTGTGCTGTCGACTTTTCAG gtgACGGGAAGAAATTAGCGAGTGTAGGACTTGATGATAACCACGTGATTGTGGTATGGGActggaaaaaaggagaaaaattagcaacaacaag GGGACACAAGGACAAAATATTTGTCATCAAATGGAATCCCCAAAACCCAGAACTTCTTGTGACAGCTGGCATGAAGCATATCAAGTTCTGGACACAGACCGGAGGCGGTTTCACTTCCAAGCGAGGAACATTCGGCAGCGCAGGGAAAGCCGAGACTATGATGTGTGTCACTTATGGAAAGAGTCCTGATTTGGTGTACTCTGGTGGAGCCAGTGGAAAAGTGTACATATGGCAGGGAAATGCTCTGCAAAACTCGGTCCAGGCCCACGAAGGACCTGTGTTTGCTATGCAAGTGCTAGAAAAG GGTTTTGTGACCGGTGGAAAAGATGGTACTGTAGGCTTATGGGATGACAATTTCTCCCGCTGCTTAAAGAGTTACAAGGTCACTCGCACAAGTCTTAGTCCGGGACCACCGGCTTCAATTTTACTGGAAGATGTTCCCCCTATCCGTGCAATAACACTTGGACAGGGGAAAATTTTAGTCGGCACTAAAAATGGCGAG ATTATGGAAATTGAAAAGAGTGGACCTATCACAGTTCTAATCCAG GGTCATCTGGAAGGTGAGTTGTGGG TGGCCTCCCATCCAGCCGAGGAGCTCTGTGCGACAGTCAGTGACGACATGTCAGTGAGAGTCTGGGATCTAGCTGCCCATAGGTTAAAGAATGTCCGTAAACTGACGAAGCCCGGTAGGAGTGTAACGTATTCACCTGATGGAAGAGTCTTGGCTGTTGGATTTAAAGACG GTAGTTTTCAAGTCGTCGACTCAACAACCTTGGATGACATCGTCGGGTTTCACCAcagaaaggaagaaatttcAGACATCAAGTTTTCACCTG GTCAAGGTAAATATTTGGCTGTAGCGTCACATGACAACTTTGTTGACATCTATAATGTGCTGAGCAGCAAACGAGTTGGTATCTGCAAAGGGAGCTCAAGCTACGTCACTCATGTGGACTGGGACTCGAAAG GGAAGCTTCTCCAAACAAACTCTGGCGCTAAAGAGCGCCTGTTCTTTGAGGCACCTCGCGGTACACGCCAAGCTATTGTCTCCAGTGAATCCAAGAAGATCGACTGGTCCACTTGGACAAGTGTTCTTGGGGACGATTGCTCGGGAATATGGCCGCCCCACTCAGATATCACTGATGTGAACGCTGTCGATTTAACAAAGGACAAGAAGATTTTAGCCACTGGAGATGATTTTGGGTTTGTGAAGTTGTTTGAGTATCCAGTGCAG GGCAAACacgctaaatttaaaaaatatgttggACATTCTGCGCATGTGACAAACGTCCGTTGGACAAGCGATGACGGCCGCTTAATCTCTGTGGGTGGAGCCGACACGTCTGTCATGGTGTGGTCACATGCTCGAGCTCATGAAAGTGAGGACACGGGCGGCGATAGCGATGACTCGGACACAGATTCGGAAGAGGAAGGAGGCTATGATAGTGACGTAGAGAAAGAGAAGAATCTTACATATGAGGACAAGATTTATGCAAATCCGATACGAACCACAAAAGGTGTTAAACCACACCTCAGGGATAGACAGGAAGACGAGGAACACAG ACCCGCGGTAAGTCGGGGCTCCAAAGCTCCTCCAAAGGTGAGGCAGTTGGATCGGCAGAGGGACTCgggaaaaaagagaagaacCCAGCCCATCCAG GAACTTAGTTTGGAATTCATTCATGGTTACCGAGGTTTCGACACCAGAAATAACTTACACTACCTCCCTGAGGGGGACATTGTGTACCATGCTGCTGGAGCAGGGATTGTACTGAGCACGGCTAATGGTGTACAATCATTTTACCTCGAACATACTGATGACATCATCTGTTTGACTGTCAATCAACATCCTAAGTATAAG AACATTGTAGCAACTGGCCAGATCGGCACAGAGCCGTGTGTGCATGTATGGGATGCCGTGTCCAAGGATACGTTATCAGTTATTCAAGGATTTCACACTAAGGGAGTTTGTGCAGTGAACTTCAGCTGCAACGGCAAGCTTTTGGTCACTGTAGGAATTGATGCTGCGCATAGCATTGCTGTGTGGAAATGGGCCGAAG GAACCAAACTCGCTAGTTCACACGGTCACACAGACAGGATCTTCGTTGCTGAGTTCAGGCCTGACTCCGATAGTCAGTTTGTCACGTGTGGAGTTAAACACGTCAAATTTTGGACTTTAGCCGGCGGGCAGTTAGTGGGGAAACGGGGGGTCATAACCACCCCCCAGCAGGGGGAAGGAGATGATTCTCAACTACGGATGCAGACTATGCTGTCAGTTGCATTTGGAGCG GAAAACTTGACATTTACCGGAGCCATGAACGGAGATGTATTTGTATGGCTGGGTCATAAGCTCGCGAGGGTGGTAAGCCGAGCGCACAATGGACCCGTGTTCGCGATGCACACGACACTTAGGGATGGACTCATAGTGAGTGGTGGGAAGGAAAAAGG GAACACCAAGGAAGGCGTTGGTATCAAACTGTGGGATCAAGAGATGAAGCGGTGCCGCACGCTATCCCTGGGTCCAGGTCCCTGTGTTGTGCGGTCAGTCTGCAGAGGCAAG GGTAAAATCCTGGTTGGCACAAAAGGCAGTGAAATAATTGAAATCACAGAGAAAGCAGCTACCTCACAG ACTCTAGTCCGTGGTCATGGTGAGGGGGAGATCTGGGGACTAGCCTGCCATCCGGAGAGAGAAGTATTTGTGACAGCAAGTGATGATCAGACAGTGAGACTTTGGGACGTGGCCAGTAAG ACTATGGTAAAGATGGCTTCACTGGGTTTCGCCGCTCGTTCGGCGGCTTTCTCTCCTGACGGGGAGTTACTTGCTGTTGGTCTGAAAAATGGCGCCTTTGCTCTATTGAAAACCGCTGAGCTAAAGGTTGTGGCGCAGAAGCGTGATCGTCACCAAGCTATTCAAGATATCag ATTTAGTCCAGATGGTAAATACCTGGCAGTTGGATCAGATGACAGCTGTGTTGACTTCTATGAGCTTCGCGAAGGACGACCTCTTTCACGTGCTGGTTACTGTAAGGGAATCCCTTCTTTCGTCACTCAGATGGACTTCTCTGCTGATGGCAGGTTCATTCAG GTTTCCACGGGCGCTTATGAGCGTTTAGTGTTCACTGTCCCAAGTGGAAATCCCTTAAAGGACAGAAAGGAAATCAACAGAATTACTTGGGCCTCATGGACGAG TGTTCTTGGTAATGAGGTCATTGGTGTTTGGCCTCGTAACGCTGACAAAGCAGACGTCAACTGCGCCAATCTCTCATCCAGCGGTCTCTCGCTTGCCACCGGTGATGACTTTGGTTTTGTGAAACTGTTTGAGTTCCCTGCTTCAGagaaattt GCTCCCTTCAAGCGGTATGTGGGCCATTCCGCTCACGTGACTAATGTACGATTTACATGCGATGACCGATACCTGATAAGTGCAGGGGGAGATGATTGCAG tGTCTTTGTTTGGAAATGTACGTAA